A window of Nitrososphaerales archaeon genomic DNA:
ACGCTATGTATCGCGCCCACATTCTCGATGAGGGGGAGATTGCCGAAGATCCCACCGATCTCCAGACCCGTTATAGTCAATATCACTCCGAGTACGAAGAATGTCCAATGAAAGATACGGTATGTTAACTCATGCCTTACTACACGAACCCTCTTACGAGGCCCTTCAGCCTTGGTAGCTTCTTGGTCCATGATCCTCGCCTAATGCTCATGGTCTATGTGGATTACATGCTTCTTACCATCGGGCATGATGAGATGCACACCACAGGCAAGGCATGGATCGAAGGATCTTACTATCAACAGAACCAGTGAAGAATTTACAGATTCACCACCATCGGTCCTCTCCATATTCAGATTCACATACTTCGGGTTTAAGGCCGTAAGCGCTTCTCTAAGGGTATCGCCCCAACCTGCCTTGATCGCATTTGCCAACTGAAATACGTTCAGCTTCGGTATCCATGTGGTACCACATTGGAGCGCCTGCTCACCGACGCCAGGATTATCCATATCATCTCTGGGAGACCAGTTCCAAGTACCCGGCACTACACATTGATACCGTTCGATTTTACCATCCTTTATCTTGATCCAATGTCCCAAAGCGCCTCGTGGAGCCTCCCAGAGCCCCCTACCCTTCGCCTCCCTCGGAACATCCTTAAAGTTCATGATGGGGCTATTTACATACTGTCTGAGCTCGAGTAACCATTTGAACACATTATTTGCACAGAGCAGGGTCATGAAGGCCCTTGCCACCACACGGTCCAAGACAGATCCCTTAGGATTCCTTAATGTATACTCGATGGGGCCGTAATCCTTGCCTGTTATTGGGTGTATGCGATCCAGCCTCCACCTGGTGCCAAATGTATTTAAAAATCTAGCCAGAGGTCCAACTTCATACACCTTACCATCGTAACGTGGAGCCTTTAACCAACTATAAGCCCCAGCCTTATCCTTCTTGACCGAGGTTTCACCTTCACTCGGATGAAGCTTCGATGGACTATCGTAGTAGGAGTACTTTACATGCTCGGTAATCTTATTTTCATCGAGCGTGGTCCATGTACCATTCGACCATGTACCGCTGCGTATCAGAGACTTCCTCCGCTTCGATGGATCTAGCCAATCATCATAATCGGTGAAGTCTGGGTATAGACCGTAGGATAGGAAGTTCCCGGTACCTATGCCGATATCCTCCAGACCGACCCTTTTACCAAGCACGGTGTTGGTTACCTCCTTCAGGCGCTCGTTCGCAGAGATTATAACCTGTAGGTCTGAGATCATCGTCAAAGCTACAAACTCCCAGACCGGGACCAGTTTAATCACAGAATTGGTAATTTTATCTAAAGTGGGCTTTACGGTGACACCACCCGGGTATAGGCTCTGTATATGCGGATACTTCCCTCCCCATAGCGCTACCACCTCATTCACCAACCTTTGGACTTCTACACACTTTGCATAGTGGGCACCGAGCTTCATCTGCTCTATACCATCTCTACCAAGTGCTGGGGGGACCATGGGAGGATACGCTGCCAAGACACCGAGCTCTGGACCGATGAGTAGGTAGAAGTGAATCAGATGGTCATAGATGTAATATGCAGCATCTATGATATTTCTAACCAAGATCGCTGCTGGCGGAGGCCTCGCTCCGAAGGCATCATCGAGCGCCTGAATCGAGGCCATTGCGTGAGGATTTGGACATACACCACAGATCCTCTGTGTAATGTAAGGTG
This region includes:
- a CDS encoding nickel-dependent hydrogenase large subunit is translated as MPKFSVDPVTRIEGHLCVELEISREPALRNEYVVKKAWSKAEMFRGFEIFLKGRDPRDAPYITQRICGVCPNPHAMASIQALDDAFGARPPPAAILVRNIIDAAYYIYDHLIHFYLLIGPELGVLAAYPPMVPPALGRDGIEQMKLGAHYAKCVEVQRLVNEVVALWGGKYPHIQSLYPGGVTVKPTLDKITNSVIKLVPVWEFVALTMISDLQVIISANERLKEVTNTVLGKRVGLEDIGIGTGNFLSYGLYPDFTDYDDWLDPSKRRKSLIRSGTWSNGTWTTLDENKITEHVKYSYYDSPSKLHPSEGETSVKKDKAGAYSWLKAPRYDGKVYEVGPLARFLNTFGTRWRLDRIHPITGKDYGPIEYTLRNPKGSVLDRVVARAFMTLLCANNVFKWLLELRQYVNSPIMNFKDVPREAKGRGLWEAPRGALGHWIKIKDGKIERYQCVVPGTWNWSPRDDMDNPGVGEQALQCGTTWIPKLNVFQLANAIKAGWGDTLREALTALNPKYVNLNMERTDGGESVNSSLVLLIVRSFDPCLACGVHLIMPDGKKHVIHIDHEH